ACCCGGACAGCCTTGGCCTGAAACGACTCAAATGAGAAGGCCGGTATCGGCTTCATTTTCGATTCAACCATACCTTCAGCCGTTTTAAACCTTCCTCGGTGGAAATTTTGGGTTCATAACCCAGGTCATTTTTTGCCCGGGTGATATCAAACCAGTGGGAGGTGGCAAGTTCCTTGGCAGCAAACCGGGTCATAGGTGGATCCTTTTTAATGCCAAAGGTTCGGTAAATGAATTCAAAGAGCCATCCGGCTGCATAGGCGGTCCTTCCAGACACATGCCCTTTAATGGGCGGCAGGCCTGCAGCAGCCAGAAACCCATTGGCCAGGGTCCATTTAGACATGGGCTCATCCTGGCTGATAAAATATATGTTCCCGGACAGGTCATGGTTTTGGGACAACTTTTCAGCGGCCAGGATATGTGCATCGGCTGCATTGTCCACATAAATGGTGTCCACAAGATCCGTGTCCGGGCCAATGATCTTCAGGCGTTTAGCCCTGCTAATAATGCCCGGTACCAGGTGGTTGTCTTCGGGGCCCCAGATCAAATGGGGCCGTAAGATGATCACGCAAAGCCCTTGCTCAGCCGCTTTAATCACCTCTTTTTCCGACAGCGCTTTGGTTTCGGGATAGGGAGCCAGGTATTTGTCCGGATAGGGAACCGACTCATCTGCCCCGTGCATATCCTTGTCATCAAACACCACCGAAGGTGAACTGGTATGAATCAGCTGTTTCACCTTATGTTTCATACAGGCATTAA
Above is a window of uncultured Desulfobacter sp. DNA encoding:
- a CDS encoding NAD-dependent epimerase/dehydratase family protein — translated: MSLGNTLVTGGGGFLGKALVRKLVDNEENVFSFSRSRYMELDNLGISQIQGDLADADAVSDALKGMDTVFHVAAKPGIWGAYDEYFRINVTGTVNVINACMKHKVKQLIHTSSPSVVFDDKDMHGADESVPYPDKYLAPYPETKALSEKEVIKAAEQGLCVIILRPHLIWGPEDNHLVPGIISRAKRLKIIGPDTDLVDTIYVDNAADAHILAAEKLSQNHDLSGNIYFISQDEPMSKWTLANGFLAAAGLPPIKGHVSGRTAYAAGWLFEFIYRTFGIKKDPPMTRFAAKELATSHWFDITRAKNDLGYEPKISTEEGLKRLKVWLNRK